In Synechococcus sp. PCC 6312, one genomic interval encodes:
- a CDS encoding chemotaxis protein CheW: MLSSSDFLADDSQVLDGSFQGLQTPEGDLHLRFSLSSGTELALPAVGVREVIATPPDRITPVPNTSATLLGVLNLRGQVIWVADAGQFLGEEAPINADRPEISIIAIEDEELVVGLAVDQVKGMEWLNPEAIVPPGNISDSMIPFIRGEWIMDEASSQSLKLLDPVAVIRSARWGG; this comes from the coding sequence ATGCTGAGTAGCTCAGATTTTTTAGCTGATGATTCCCAGGTTCTAGATGGCAGTTTCCAGGGCCTTCAAACCCCCGAGGGGGATTTACATTTACGGTTTTCCCTCAGTTCTGGAACTGAATTGGCCCTGCCTGCCGTTGGGGTTCGAGAAGTGATTGCCACTCCCCCAGATCGGATTACCCCTGTTCCCAATACCTCAGCCACCCTCTTGGGAGTCCTGAACTTACGGGGGCAAGTCATTTGGGTAGCAGATGCTGGACAATTTTTGGGAGAAGAAGCCCCGATCAATGCCGATCGGCCGGAAATTTCCATTATTGCCATTGAAGATGAGGAATTAGTCGTTGGCCTGGCAGTGGATCAGGTGAAAGGTATGGAGTGGTTGAATCCAGAGGCAATTGTCCCACCTGGTAACATTAGCGACAGCATGATTCCCTTTATTCGAGGAGAATGGATTATGGATGAAGCCTCATCCCAGAGCTTAAAGTTGCTGGATCCAGTCGCTGTGATTCGTAGTGCTCGCTGGGGAGGATAA
- a CDS encoding HAMP domain-containing methyl-accepting chemotaxis protein — MASSTQYTQEYQKAVTAYIQGNYDQAATIVDKLVITRPDDPNIRLLRGHIYCCQEQYQPAQEQYELVLNLTSDPELINCANESLSKTLELVDIGGTNGGNAYEEDWDSDEPTGLQMGHTFIQTNQAPSQAESVSAQFQASDSLPEDLAVPAEFSLTSTDEVLSGESDLDPFAIGIAVEAPKSSNLDWSDIPADLGAIDGDSDFVGLNFDQGPALETDELDSENEMTMLMPNQPDLSALDSELVVSVGEASLGNLDNLFGDPFATDIGDGDVFVTKTPQAWSEPNSLEPSPILPSQPAVEASLETAQDFDFDFDPNALGDMDDLGDLGDIADLEEFDGLEDFDLDNISDLSGDLNDFGQTEALAIDEFATEIQLEGNVPAPEPIANFFPEESDGIAEVESSESIASLVTDSVTPLEGLSQAEVTPSELGLDLAWDEEPAIAGSSELELPGEIRPEPDSDYLEDFFADNLADDSGIALDFDADAALFSLDGESGQPNGEAAETAVYFATEPGLETQASLEAELTQSPSPGPDVVDLLEFTDTDIPLEMEETSDEDDLTAFLETPEPNPESGSSPSFLDLDSIPSALEEDGEDLFGDYFAAQPTPGTAWEESEEVEAIFINATDTAEPAAISTESTFADPDTEGAEPNLELLELPELEIFGTGAGELDFGEVESSESPVGVSPQWEMDTFQASELPLPIDLEGEAAAPMNETFAIVPEDLDLSAELSQLPDLDFGDNDTPSIAQASAELEDLSAFTQPAPIPIPSPVPSPPLRPVVATTTTSLSSSDTSASSFSKRNTTTALTVGVVSALASGLVGLGINQGENVPSALLGGLAGGFAGGVAAYALGRRNVDHIKRCTTDLQAQFNAVITGDISATATVFAPDELGQLATSFNTMTQSIQGVMAESQQKAEENERQRDDLQRQVIRLLDDVEGAARGDLTVQAEVTADVLGAVADSFNLTIFNLRKIVQQVKVAARQVNKGATDNEIFARSLSSDALRQAEELAVTLNSVQMMTNAIQRVAESAKEANLVARNATEAALKGGEAVERTVAGILQIRETVAETTRKVKHLAESSQEISKIVGLISQISARTNLLALNASIEAARAGESGKGFAIVADEVRQLADRAAKSSKEIEQIVLQIQSETGAVMTAMEEGTQQVIEGTRRAEQAKHSLEDIIQVSSQIDSLVRSITSATVEQTETARSMAQVMQSVELTAQATSQEAQRVSDSLQNLVTVARDLQSSVERFKVEQTEEQG, encoded by the coding sequence ATGGCATCCAGTACCCAGTACACCCAAGAATATCAAAAAGCTGTGACAGCCTATATTCAGGGGAATTATGACCAGGCTGCGACAATCGTGGACAAGCTGGTCATCACTCGTCCTGACGATCCCAATATTCGCTTACTGCGGGGACATATCTACTGTTGCCAAGAACAATATCAACCAGCCCAAGAGCAATACGAGTTGGTGTTAAATCTGACCTCTGATCCGGAGCTAATTAATTGCGCCAATGAAAGTTTGTCCAAGACCTTAGAACTGGTGGACATTGGGGGAACCAATGGGGGTAACGCTTACGAAGAAGACTGGGATAGTGATGAACCCACCGGATTGCAAATGGGCCATACCTTTATCCAAACTAACCAGGCCCCCTCTCAGGCGGAATCTGTGAGTGCTCAGTTCCAGGCCAGTGACTCTTTACCCGAAGATTTGGCCGTTCCGGCTGAGTTCTCTCTCACCTCAACAGATGAAGTTTTGTCGGGAGAGTCAGACCTAGATCCCTTTGCCATTGGCATCGCTGTAGAGGCTCCCAAGAGTTCAAATCTGGACTGGAGCGATATTCCTGCTGATTTAGGAGCGATTGATGGTGATTCTGACTTCGTCGGCCTTAATTTTGACCAAGGGCCAGCCCTGGAGACTGATGAGCTAGATTCCGAAAACGAAATGACCATGCTCATGCCCAATCAACCAGACCTTTCCGCCCTTGATTCGGAATTAGTGGTTTCGGTGGGAGAGGCGAGTCTTGGCAACTTGGATAATTTGTTTGGCGATCCCTTTGCCACAGATATTGGGGATGGAGATGTATTTGTAACCAAAACTCCCCAAGCCTGGTCAGAGCCAAATTCGCTGGAACCTTCTCCCATTCTGCCGAGTCAACCAGCCGTTGAGGCTAGCCTAGAAACCGCCCAAGACTTTGATTTTGACTTTGATCCCAATGCTTTAGGGGACATGGATGACCTTGGAGATCTGGGTGATATTGCCGACCTTGAAGAGTTTGATGGCTTAGAAGATTTTGATCTAGATAATATCAGCGACCTAAGTGGTGACCTTAACGACTTCGGGCAGACGGAGGCCCTAGCCATAGATGAGTTCGCTACAGAAATTCAGCTTGAAGGAAATGTGCCAGCCCCAGAACCCATCGCCAACTTCTTCCCTGAGGAATCGGATGGGATTGCCGAGGTAGAGTCCTCCGAATCAATTGCTTCTCTGGTCACGGATTCAGTCACACCTCTAGAAGGGCTATCTCAGGCAGAAGTTACCCCTTCTGAATTGGGTTTGGATTTGGCCTGGGATGAAGAGCCAGCCATTGCCGGTTCTTCTGAGCTTGAGTTGCCAGGAGAAATTCGGCCTGAACCGGACTCAGATTATCTAGAGGATTTCTTTGCTGATAATCTCGCCGATGACTCAGGAATTGCACTGGATTTTGATGCTGACGCGGCTCTGTTTTCTCTTGATGGTGAATCGGGTCAACCCAATGGAGAAGCGGCAGAGACTGCTGTTTATTTTGCAACTGAGCCAGGCCTGGAGACGCAAGCATCACTAGAGGCAGAGTTAACGCAGTCCCCATCACCCGGCCCCGATGTCGTAGATTTACTAGAGTTTACAGACACCGATATTCCCCTTGAGATGGAGGAAACCAGTGATGAAGATGACTTAACAGCCTTTTTAGAAACTCCTGAACCAAATCCTGAGTCAGGTTCAAGCCCGTCATTCCTTGACCTGGATTCCATTCCCTCGGCCTTGGAGGAGGATGGTGAAGATCTCTTTGGGGATTATTTTGCAGCCCAACCCACTCCTGGGACAGCTTGGGAAGAGTCAGAAGAAGTGGAGGCGATCTTCATCAATGCCACCGATACGGCCGAACCTGCTGCTATTTCTACAGAGAGTACCTTTGCTGATCCGGATACCGAAGGGGCAGAACCCAATCTCGAACTTCTGGAGTTGCCAGAATTAGAGATTTTTGGCACTGGAGCAGGGGAATTGGATTTTGGCGAAGTGGAATCTTCCGAAAGCCCAGTTGGGGTATCTCCTCAGTGGGAAATGGATACATTCCAGGCCTCAGAGCTTCCCCTCCCTATTGATCTAGAGGGCGAGGCTGCAGCCCCAATGAATGAAACATTCGCCATTGTCCCTGAGGATCTGGACTTATCAGCGGAGTTGAGTCAATTACCCGATTTAGATTTCGGTGACAATGACACCCCCAGTATTGCCCAGGCCAGTGCCGAGCTTGAGGATTTGTCAGCCTTTACCCAGCCAGCCCCAATTCCCATACCTTCCCCTGTCCCCTCGCCTCCACTCCGTCCTGTTGTAGCCACCACTACCACCTCCCTGAGCAGTAGTGATACCAGTGCTTCCTCATTTAGTAAGCGCAATACCACTACGGCCCTGACAGTGGGGGTTGTCTCTGCCTTGGCCTCTGGGTTGGTTGGCCTGGGCATTAATCAGGGTGAAAACGTCCCCAGTGCCTTGCTAGGTGGCCTGGCAGGGGGCTTTGCTGGAGGTGTTGCTGCCTACGCCTTAGGGCGGCGAAATGTGGATCATATTAAGCGCTGCACTACTGATTTACAGGCTCAGTTTAATGCCGTCATTACTGGGGATATTTCAGCCACCGCTACGGTCTTTGCTCCAGATGAGTTAGGGCAGCTGGCCACCAGTTTTAACACCATGACTCAGTCAATCCAAGGGGTGATGGCCGAGAGTCAGCAAAAAGCAGAGGAAAATGAGCGGCAACGGGATGACCTGCAACGACAGGTGATTCGCCTATTGGATGATGTCGAAGGGGCTGCTCGCGGAGATCTGACGGTTCAAGCCGAGGTCACTGCGGATGTCCTTGGGGCAGTCGCTGACTCCTTTAACCTGACTATTTTTAATCTCCGCAAGATTGTGCAACAGGTGAAAGTTGCAGCCCGGCAAGTCAATAAAGGGGCAACGGATAATGAAATCTTTGCTCGTAGTCTCTCTTCCGATGCTTTACGCCAGGCCGAAGAGTTAGCGGTGACGCTCAACTCGGTGCAGATGATGACCAATGCCATTCAACGGGTGGCCGAAAGTGCTAAAGAAGCCAATCTCGTCGCTCGCAATGCAACAGAAGCCGCTCTCAAAGGTGGCGAAGCGGTGGAGCGAACCGTGGCAGGGATTCTCCAAATTCGGGAAACAGTGGCGGAAACGACCCGGAAAGTCAAGCATCTCGCCGAGTCATCCCAGGAGATTTCCAAAATTGTCGGCTTAATTTCCCAAATTTCGGCTCGTACCAACCTGTTAGCATTGAACGCCAGTATTGAGGCCGCTCGGGCTGGGGAATCGGGGAAAGGATTTGCTATCGTTGCAGATGAAGTCCGGCAACTCGCAGATCGGGCCGCTAAATCCTCCAAGGAAATTGAGCAAATCGTCCTCCAAATTCAAAGTGAAACCGGGGCGGTGATGACGGCGATGGAAGAAGGTACTCAACAGGTGATTGAAGGAACCCGGCGGGCAGAACAAGCCAAACATTCCCTGGAGGATATTATCCAAGTTTCCAGTCAGATTGATAGCTTAGTGCGCTCCATTACCAGTGCCACAGTGGAGCAGACGGAAACGGCCCGTTCCATGGCTCAAGTGATGCAGTCGGTAGAACTCACAGCCCAGGCCACCTCTCAGGAAGCCCAACGAGTCTCGGATTCTCTCCAAAATCTGGTGACAGTTGCCCGAGATCTACAGTCTTCGGTAGAGCGGTTTAAG
- a CDS encoding response regulator transcription factor yields the protein MSNVLVVEDSAPQREMISELLAKSGMTVALATDGVEALEQVKALQPDIVVLDIVMPRKNGYEVCREIKSDPSTQNVPVIICSSKGEDFDKYWGMKQGADAYIVKPFQPKELIGTIKQLLRGAG from the coding sequence ATGAGTAACGTGTTAGTTGTTGAAGACAGTGCGCCCCAACGGGAAATGATCAGTGAGCTTCTGGCTAAGTCGGGGATGACCGTTGCGTTGGCGACTGACGGGGTAGAAGCACTGGAACAGGTCAAGGCTCTGCAACCCGATATTGTTGTTCTCGATATTGTCATGCCTCGTAAAAATGGCTATGAGGTCTGTCGGGAAATTAAGTCAGATCCGAGTACCCAGAACGTTCCAGTCATTATCTGTAGCTCCAAAGGCGAGGACTTTGATAAGTATTGGGGCATGAAACAGGGAGCAGATGCCTATATTGTCAAGCCTTTTCAGCCGAAAGAATTAATTGGCACAATCAAGCAACTATTGAGGGGAGCCGGGTAA